The following coding sequences are from one Terriglobales bacterium window:
- a CDS encoding DegT/DnrJ/EryC1/StrS family aminotransferase: protein MSQLALLGGKKTKTKPFPLWPQFDDNERRALNEVLESRVWWRTPGTKTLEFEKAFARFHGARHGLAVTNGTAALEVTMAALGINAGDEVIVPDFTFVATASAVLFANALPVLVDVLPDTYCLDPQATAAAITARTKAIIAVHMGGHPADLDALKDLATPKGIALVEDSSHAHASEWRGKRIGTFGIAGTFSFQSSKLMTAGEGGMIISNDDTFERNARSVHDCGRMPGEWFYSHFIYGSNYRLSEWQGAVLSAQLARLDEQTRRRHQNARVLDRELSKIPGITPQKLDERCTRNGQYAYIFHMNSKEFSGISTERFIEAMNAEGVPNQASYPPLHELHMFRNNEYRKRLSGPQAKEEHAFLKRPFPNTQRAAWETVWIPQPGLLGDEQDMHEIVAAIAKIQQSAKELLANSSQRTPAHAAS, encoded by the coding sequence ATGTCGCAGCTCGCATTGCTCGGCGGCAAGAAAACAAAAACCAAACCTTTCCCTCTGTGGCCGCAATTTGATGACAACGAGCGCAGAGCTTTGAATGAAGTCCTGGAGAGCCGCGTCTGGTGGCGCACGCCGGGAACCAAGACCCTGGAATTCGAGAAGGCCTTTGCGCGTTTTCATGGCGCGCGCCATGGGCTCGCCGTCACCAACGGTACCGCCGCGCTGGAAGTCACCATGGCCGCACTCGGCATTAATGCCGGCGATGAGGTGATTGTTCCCGATTTCACCTTCGTTGCCACCGCGAGTGCTGTGCTGTTTGCCAACGCGCTGCCGGTGCTGGTTGACGTCCTGCCCGATACATATTGCCTCGATCCGCAGGCGACTGCCGCTGCGATTACTGCGCGCACCAAAGCGATTATTGCCGTGCACATGGGCGGCCATCCCGCGGACCTGGATGCGCTCAAAGATCTCGCCACCCCTAAAGGGATTGCCTTGGTCGAGGACTCGTCGCACGCCCATGCCAGCGAGTGGCGCGGAAAGCGCATCGGAACGTTCGGCATTGCCGGAACTTTCAGCTTTCAATCCAGCAAGCTCATGACCGCCGGCGAGGGCGGCATGATCATTTCGAATGACGACACATTCGAGCGCAATGCGCGTTCGGTTCACGACTGCGGTCGCATGCCGGGAGAGTGGTTCTACAGTCACTTCATTTACGGTTCGAATTATCGGCTGAGCGAATGGCAGGGAGCTGTGCTGTCCGCGCAGCTCGCGAGGTTGGACGAACAGACCCGCCGGCGTCACCAGAACGCACGCGTGCTCGATCGCGAGCTGAGCAAGATTCCGGGCATTACGCCGCAGAAGCTGGACGAGCGCTGCACGCGGAATGGCCAGTATGCGTACATTTTCCATATGAACAGCAAGGAATTCTCCGGTATTTCGACCGAGCGCTTCATTGAAGCTATGAACGCCGAGGGAGTTCCTAACCAGGCGAGCTATCCTCCGCTTCACGAGCTGCACATGTTTCGTAACAACGAATACCGCAAACGCTTGAGTGGGCCGCAGGCCAAGGAAGAGCATGCATTTTTGAAGCGACCGTTCCCCAATACCCAGCGCGCGGCCTGGGAAACTGTCTGGATCCCGCAGCCCGGGCTGTTGGGCGACGAGCAGGACATGCACGAGATTGTGGCCGCCATCGCAAAAATTCAACAAAGCGCCAAGGAACTCCTTGCCAACAGCTCTCAGCGCACTCCCGCCCACGCCGCCAGTTGA
- a CDS encoding PIG-L family deacetylase has translation MRICLVLVCSFIVGSGVAHAQQTRLENLQNKVVLLFTPHPDDDVFGAGGTIALLNRNHNRVYIVVYTNDDKGSYDPDMNSQRLAQIRKAEQEASEGLLGTPKENIQWMGYDDGMLEYAPQPKLTEEATAIIRRIRPDVLLSVDPGEWYERWHKSDHRMAAFNTIDAVRAAEFWLYFPNQKLQQGLKPYKVPEMYFFYPSPQEANYFVNIDGVAELKFDAAAKQVSQFEPAVNKYRPDWTPEDLKKAKDEMRHEQPKKDGHYVEAFRYATGFNQY, from the coding sequence ATGAGGATTTGCTTGGTTCTCGTCTGCTCGTTCATCGTTGGCTCGGGTGTTGCGCACGCCCAGCAGACGCGCCTCGAGAACCTGCAGAACAAAGTCGTCCTGCTCTTCACTCCTCACCCCGATGACGACGTCTTTGGCGCCGGCGGCACTATCGCCCTACTCAATCGCAACCACAACAGGGTGTACATCGTGGTTTACACCAACGATGACAAGGGCTCGTATGACCCCGACATGAACTCCCAGCGACTGGCTCAAATCCGAAAGGCTGAGCAGGAAGCCTCTGAAGGCTTGCTGGGGACGCCCAAAGAAAACATACAGTGGATGGGTTACGACGATGGCATGTTGGAATATGCTCCTCAGCCTAAGCTCACCGAGGAGGCGACGGCCATCATTCGCCGGATTCGACCCGATGTTCTGCTCAGCGTTGATCCCGGCGAGTGGTACGAACGCTGGCATAAGAGTGACCACCGCATGGCGGCGTTCAACACCATTGATGCGGTGCGCGCCGCGGAATTCTGGCTCTACTTCCCCAATCAAAAATTACAGCAGGGCCTCAAGCCTTACAAAGTTCCTGAGATGTATTTCTTCTATCCTTCACCGCAGGAAGCGAATTACTTCGTCAACATTGATGGCGTCGCGGAGCTAAAATTCGATGCTGCGGCCAAGCAGGTGAGCCAATTTGAGCCTGCCGTAAACAAATATCGGCCGGACTGGACACCCGAGGACCTGAAGAAGGCCAAAGACGAAATGCGCCACGAGCAGCCGAAGAAGGACGGTCACTATGTCGAGGCGTTTCGTTACGCGACCGGCTTCAACCAGTACTAA